The Malus domestica chromosome 06, GDT2T_hap1 genome has a segment encoding these proteins:
- the LOC103436888 gene encoding uncharacterized protein has product MELPCISFTVPNPPTVSFCGKLGLCDFPVARKRRTASLDGASRVSVRAVRGSTEQRGSEGIDGRDGESRGGGGFTSPAMEVTTFNSNFGEAEFPVWEKIGAVVRLSYGIGIYGAMAVLGRFICSVTGIDSMGGFQVSLDAIVQGLGYAAPPIMALLFILDDEVVKVSPHARAIRDVEDEELRSFFYGMSPLQFILIVAASSVGEELFYRAAVQGSLADIFLRGTDLMTDARGVASLTGVLPPFVPFAQAFAAVITAALTGSLYYVAASPKDPAYVVAPVLQSRSGREDMKKLFAAWYQRRQMKKIYSPLLEGLLALYLGFEWIQTNNMLTPMITHGIYSAVILGHGLWKIHDHRKRLRQRIQQLKVEGKK; this is encoded by the exons ATGGAGCTTCCGTGCATATCGTTCACCGTTCCTAATCCTCCGACGGTGTCATTTTGCGGCAAACTCGGCCTCTGCGATTTCCCGGTGGCGAGAAAGCGGAGGACGGCTTCGTTGGACGGAGCTTCTAGGGTTTCGGTTCGGGCGGTGAGGGGGTCGACGGAGCAACGAGGCAGTGAAGGCATTGACGGCAGAGATGGAGAGAGTCGTGGGGGAGGCGGGTTCACGAGCCCTGCCATGGAGGTCACCACGTTCAATTCGAACTTCGGCGAAGCTGAGTTTCCCGTGTGGGAAAAGATTGGGGCTGTTGTTAGACTTAGCTATGGAATAG GTATATATGGAGCAATGGCTGTATTAGGAAGATTTATATGTTCCGTGACGGGGATTGATAGCATGGGAGGTTTCCAAGTGTCTTTAGATGCAATTGTACAAGGGCTTGGATATGCAGCTCCTCCAATTATGGCCCTTCTTTTCATACTAGAT GATGAAGTTGTGAAGGTATCTCCTCATGCTCGTGCTATTCGAGATGTAGAGGATGAAGAGCTTCGAAGCTTCTTTTATGGAATGTCACCTTTGCAG TTTATACTAATTGTTGCTGCAAGCTCTGTGGGTGAGGAGCTTTTCTACAGGGCTGCTGTTCAG GGATCATTGGCCGATATATTTCTAAGGGGCACAGATCTGATGACAGATGCTCGAGGAGTGGCGTCTCTG ACTGGAGTTCTGCCCCCATTTGTCCCTTTTGCTCAGGCATTTGCAGCGGTGATTACGGCTGCGCTCACAGGTTCTCTGTACTATGTGGCAGCTTCTCCAAAAG ATCCTGCTTATGTAGTTGCACCAGTTTTACAATCTCGCTCTGGTCGTGAAGACATGAAAAAGCTTTTTGCAG CTTGGTATCAGAGGagacaaatgaagaagatttaCTCTCCCCTGCTTGAAGGACTTCTTGCCCTATATCTTGGTTTTGAGTGGATCCAG ACGAACAATATGCTTACGCCTATGATCACGCACGGCATATACTCTGCTGTGATATTGGGTCATGGCCTTTGGAAGATACACGATCATCGGAAAAGACTACGCCAGAGGATCCAGCAGCTTAAAGTAGAAGGAAAGAAGTAG
- the LOC103436887 gene encoding acetylornithine deacetylase-like isoform X1: protein MASSSTDVKKIVGDLDKESFISLLSKLIGESKYLQNNPPDLIPQEDRVVKHVLDSLLPLSTTTGGGPLVINHVTYFPGRGNVIVEYPGTVPGKILSFVGCHMDVVTANPKDWEFDPFSLSIEGDKLRGRGTTDCLGHVALLTELMRRLAETKPKLKSTMVAVFIANEENSSISGVGVDALVKDGLLSKLKDGPLFWIDTADKQPCIGTGGMIPWKLHVTGKLFHSGLPHKAINPLELAMEALKEIQLRFYRDFPPHPKEEAYGFATPSTMKPTQWTYPGGGINQIPAECTISGDVRLTPFYNVKDVMEKLQEYVDDINENIEKLESRGPVSKYVLPDENLRGSLTLSFNEATSGVACDLNSRGFHVLCKATEEVVGHVKPYSITGSLPLIRELQDEGFDVQTAGYGLMATYHAKNEYCLFTDMSQGYQVFISVIAQLED, encoded by the exons ATGGCTTCCTCCTCCACCGACGTGAAGAAAATAGTAGGCGACCTGGACAAGGAGTCCTTCATATCCCTTCTGTCCAAGCTCATTGGGGAGTCCAAGTACCTCCAGAACAACCCACCTGACCTCATCCCTCAAGAGGACCGAGTCGTCAAGCACGTGCTCGATTCCTTGCTGCCCCTTAGCACCACCACAGGCGGTGGTCCCTTGGTGATCAACCACGTGACCTACTTCCCCGGCAGAGGCAACGTTATTGTGGAGTACCCAGGAACTGTTCCTGGGAAGATCTTGTCCTTTGTTGGCTGTCACATGGACGTCGTCACTGCTAATCCCAAAGACTGG GAATTTGATCCATTCTCATTGAGCATCGAAGGAGATAAACTCCGTGGCCGTGGAACCACTGATTGCTTGGGTCATGTTGCACTTCTAACTGAGCTCATGAGAAGGCTGGCTGAGACAAAGCCAAAATTAAAGTCAACAATGGTTGCAGTCTTTATAGCAAATGAAGAGAATTCTTCCATTTCAGGAGTTGGTGTGGATGCGCTTGTGAAGGATGGGCTACTCAGTAAGCTAAAGGATGGTCCTCT GTTTTGGATTGACACGGCAGATAAACAACCTTGCATTGGTACTGGTGGTATGATACCTTGGAAGCTTCATGTGACTGGGAAGCTTTTTCATAGTGGTTTACCACACAAG GCTATAAATCCTTTGGAGCTAGCTATGGAAGCACTGAAAGAGATCCAGTTGCGGTTCTATAGAGATTTTCCTCCACATCCCAAGGAAGAGGCCTATGGATTTGCAACACCGTCAACCATGAAGCCAACTCAATGGACTT ATCCAGGTGGTGGAATAAATCAAATTCCGGCTGAATGCACAATTTCAGGAGATGTCAG GTTAACTCCCTTCTACAA CGTTAAGGATGTTATGGAAAAGCTTCAAGAATACGTGGATGATATTAACGAAAACATAGAAAAGTTAGAGTCACGAGGTCCAGTTTCAAAGTATGTCCTACCAGATGAAAACCTAAGGGGAag TCTTACATTAAGTTTCAACGAGGCCACGTCTGGAGTTGCTTGTGATCTGAACTCCCGTGGATTTCATGTATTGTGTAAAGCTACTGAAGAGGTTGTTGGTCATGTAAAGCCGTACTCAATTACTGGAAGTTTACCTCTCATTCGAGAATTACAG GATGAAGGATTCGATGTTCAAACTGCTGGCTACG GCTTGATGGCAACATACCATGCCAAGAACGAGTACTGCCTTTTTACAGATATGAGCCAAGGCTACCAGGTGTTTATCAGCGTGATCGCTCAACTAGAAGACTGA
- the LOC103436887 gene encoding acetylornithine deacetylase-like isoform X2, with protein MASSSTDVKKIVGDLDKESFISLLSKLIGESKYLQNNPPDLIPQEDRVVKHVLDSLLPLSTTTGGGPLVINHVTYFPGRGNVIVEYPGTVPGKILSFVGCHMDVVTANPKDWEFDPFSLSIEGDKLRGRGTTDCLGHVALLTELMRRLAETKPKLKSTMVAVFIANEENSSISGVGVDALVKDGLLSKLKDGPLFWIDTADKQPCIGTGGMIPWKLHVTGKLFHSGLPHKAINPLELAMEALKEIQLRFYRDFPPHPKEEAYGFATPSTMKPTQWTYPGGGINQIPAECTISGDVRLTPFYNVKDVMEKLQEYVDDINENIEKLESRGPVSKYVLPDENLRGSLTLSFNEATSGVACDLNSRGFHVLCKATEEVVGHVKPYSITGSLPLIRELQA; from the exons ATGGCTTCCTCCTCCACCGACGTGAAGAAAATAGTAGGCGACCTGGACAAGGAGTCCTTCATATCCCTTCTGTCCAAGCTCATTGGGGAGTCCAAGTACCTCCAGAACAACCCACCTGACCTCATCCCTCAAGAGGACCGAGTCGTCAAGCACGTGCTCGATTCCTTGCTGCCCCTTAGCACCACCACAGGCGGTGGTCCCTTGGTGATCAACCACGTGACCTACTTCCCCGGCAGAGGCAACGTTATTGTGGAGTACCCAGGAACTGTTCCTGGGAAGATCTTGTCCTTTGTTGGCTGTCACATGGACGTCGTCACTGCTAATCCCAAAGACTGG GAATTTGATCCATTCTCATTGAGCATCGAAGGAGATAAACTCCGTGGCCGTGGAACCACTGATTGCTTGGGTCATGTTGCACTTCTAACTGAGCTCATGAGAAGGCTGGCTGAGACAAAGCCAAAATTAAAGTCAACAATGGTTGCAGTCTTTATAGCAAATGAAGAGAATTCTTCCATTTCAGGAGTTGGTGTGGATGCGCTTGTGAAGGATGGGCTACTCAGTAAGCTAAAGGATGGTCCTCT GTTTTGGATTGACACGGCAGATAAACAACCTTGCATTGGTACTGGTGGTATGATACCTTGGAAGCTTCATGTGACTGGGAAGCTTTTTCATAGTGGTTTACCACACAAG GCTATAAATCCTTTGGAGCTAGCTATGGAAGCACTGAAAGAGATCCAGTTGCGGTTCTATAGAGATTTTCCTCCACATCCCAAGGAAGAGGCCTATGGATTTGCAACACCGTCAACCATGAAGCCAACTCAATGGACTT ATCCAGGTGGTGGAATAAATCAAATTCCGGCTGAATGCACAATTTCAGGAGATGTCAG GTTAACTCCCTTCTACAA CGTTAAGGATGTTATGGAAAAGCTTCAAGAATACGTGGATGATATTAACGAAAACATAGAAAAGTTAGAGTCACGAGGTCCAGTTTCAAAGTATGTCCTACCAGATGAAAACCTAAGGGGAag TCTTACATTAAGTTTCAACGAGGCCACGTCTGGAGTTGCTTGTGATCTGAACTCCCGTGGATTTCATGTATTGTGTAAAGCTACTGAAGAGGTTGTTGGTCATGTAAAGCCGTACTCAATTACTGGAAGTTTACCTCTCATTCGAGAATTACAG GCTTGA